The Labrus mixtus chromosome 18, fLabMix1.1, whole genome shotgun sequence DNA segment AAACCATGGGAAGACACTGTCTCGAGTCTGGCTacattaaaatcttaaaaaccgCTTGGGAGGGacaaaaattaataataatatcaaaTGATACTTGCAAAATCCCCCAGCTGTATaatgcaaaaaatatatttctatataCACATAcgtacatatacatatattcCATTCATAATTGCTCAAATCTTTAGGAAAATATGCATTGATTCATAGATTTGGATTTACAATTTGTTCTGGTTTCTGATGCGTGTAGTGTGATGAATTGTTCCTCAGTCCATGTAATAATAAATAGAAATGGACAAAATGGCAGCGAATACGTCCAGAAGGAGCTAGTATGACAGAATGTATGACAGACGTAAACATGGAAAGTACGTAAATAAGAATGCATCATGGTATAGGTAATTATCTTTGCCCTCTCACTGATATTGTCAGGTTTGGGATTTCAACCACAAAGTGGGAAATTAACTGCTTTGCCTGCAAGCCAGGAAGGCTCGCCAATCCCAAAATTCATTGATTCCATCCTCAGAACTTTAACAGccaattattttaaaagatgaaGGTCCGGACAGCAGCTGCCGACTTGCCTAAGCGGCCGTTAGAGCAGACTAACTATACCCCTAACTGCCAATCCCAAAATCTACCCGGCGTGCTGATAATTTCCCACCTTGTCCCAAAACCTTCAACAATCTCCGTGTGCAACAATACCACAAACAGAACATGCACGTGTACTGTGCATAGTCTGGAAAGAGTCTGAGGGATCAGTACAGGCCAGAGGAATGTTTTGAGTTTCAGGATCCCACTATGATCTCCATGATGTGGTCCAGTTCATTCAGGTCTGACCTGCAGCTCGTGCTGGAGCTCAGGGCTGTTGGCCCGTGAGAGGAAAGGCTCTCCAGCAGATCGTAAGGGCCCATCTTTGGGGCCGTCTGCATGCCTGTCAGCACCGTATCGAGGTCATAATAGGAGGGGTCCACGTCTGAAAAAAGTTCTTCGAGGGCAGGGTCAGGGGGCGGCGCTGGGTGCTTGATCTCGAAAGTCCCAAAAACCTGCTCCCCTGTCCTGGAGTCTGCACTCAGGTGGTCCCggtctgcctcctctccttcagacacacactcctcgctgtcctcctcctcgtcctcctcgcaGTCACCATCGTCCTCTTCGTCCTCCCAGCAGGGTCCCATGCCGAAGGGTCCTGCCAGGTAAGAAGCGGAGGACAGCTGCGGAGAAACTGGCGACAAAGTGGACATGGTTACCTCTGTCTCCCCTTCTCCGTCCATCACCACCTCCTCAGTGTGGTAGCCCTCTTCCAGACCGACCACTGAGAAGGGCTTCGGACTTTGGCTGGCCTGAGCTGCTGGGTCCGTCTGCCGGCACAGCACCTCTGTGGCCACCAGGCGGTCTGCAGGACACTGGGCGGCTGCCAGGGCCTGGGTCATTATCTGCCAGGTGCCATCCTGGGTCATCTCCTCCTGGATCTGCCGCACCGTGTTGGCGATGAGCACCGAGCGGCACAGGTTCGGCTCCACCAGCATGTGGCAGAGCTGCAACTTGATCAGCGACATGTCAAGAAGAGACTGCCTCTGCAGGCTGTAGGACGACGACAGCGTCCGAGCCACCGCAGATGAAGCTGCAGGGACCTGGTCACCGCCAGCGACTGGCTCCTCCCCGGAATCTGAGAACTTGCGCTTGGTGCCCTTCGGGAACATGTTGTCTCTCTGTGGTGGTGGcgaggagaaagaaagacagttAGACGTCTGAAAGCAACACTTAAATTTGACAATAACTAATTaatcacacagacaaacacacatgatgCCTACTGTTCTGGATTCCACTAGCTAAGATAGTGAAAGAGTAAGTGTCATGTAATTAATGATGTGTAAGTGATGTAATGAAGCTATGtggtgtagtatgtgtgtatggACATCTGTAGTTAAGGTTAGGTTCTGCTCAACAGCAGCTGTGACTGTAACTATTAGCTCTACAGGTTTAACGTCTTCATGAACTACAGTAAACAGTGAAttgtttgttgtagttttttcttaaagtttgCTATACCTTTCCTGTTGAGAGGCACAGGCAATAGCAATGCAGCTTGGTCCGGGCTGCAACGCTTCAAGTACTTTTGTACGAGCGACAAGCAGCTTTTGTTCAGCACCATTTCTGCCCATTTTAGGCCAGTCTGAAGCAAGACTCCTGCTGGGCGGAACAACCACACTTTTAACAGACCACTGAGCCACCGAAAATAGCATGGTTACCAACTAAAAGCCGACGCTGTATCAAAGTAAGCACAGACTAGAGAGACCTTtgtcaggaaacaaaaaaaaaacagcactcaAGTTACATGATCAGTGCACTCGTATTCTTCCCCACTGCAACCTGTGATCAAGAAAATATCCTAATCAATAAAGGGTGCGTTTAAGGGGTAAACGTGAGAACAAGAGTATAGAAAATGACAGCATTTACAATATTCACAATACAAAATATACCACCATGAACCACTAATATTTACAAGGGAGGTCAGGTTTCCAGTTCTACACACGACACGCTTCAAAAACTAGTAGaacaagattttcactttctgttcactgagagaagggggggggggggggagaaaggtAATGTCAACTTCCTCATTACACACCGAGTAGAACACACAGATGTCTTACAGGAACAAAACAACACTCCTGCCAACATTAAAGTCCCTCTGACTCCCCCAAAATAGATGGGATACACATAAATAGGAGGCTGAGCGCTGAACAGCAGCCTGTGGCATTTAATTTTCCATCAGACAGAAAAATAGTCTGCAGTGTCCGgctgtgtctcctctctgttaAAACCTGTGGGCAGGGTGTTTGGGTGAATGATTCCACTTGCTTTCAATCTGTATTTGGGgccccttttttttgtaaatgaatcACAAAAAGTAAAACCAGGAGTACAGTGGAAAGGGACCGGTATATGTTGGGACTGTAAAAGCAGGATTGAGGTGTACAAAAATAATTCATACAGCAAAGAGTCGTTAACATCTTTCTTGTTAGTTACAATTCATTTCAGCATCTTGAAAACAGAACTTCTTTCCTTTAAGTTGTCACCGCCATCGTCCCAGGCAAAACTTAAGCCCTATAATCGATGCAAATTACATTCAATTAACACATGTTGAACTCGGGGGTGTTGTGTAAGATGTTACAGCCAAAATCTTGGATgacaaaaacactaaataatTCAGCAATTTACATTCAATCAACATGTAAGCAAACATTCAATCAATAAATTGACTGATGACTAATTAGCAATTGATTGCCAGCCTTCCTTTACATCACCTTTTAAAAAGAGGGAGGTACTGTGCTTCGTCACACCAATGAAAACCTGACATCAAATCAAAGAGAATGATTAGATTACAACTACTACCAATACCTGATTGATCAGATCAGCATCGTGTCTTTAGAGGTTGTaacccatacaaaaaaagagGATCTAATGTACACTGAATGGCCGAGGAGGCTTTGGGTCTTTGTGGCTTGGCTTGTATacagaaagaaacatttccaaacaGTGGACAGGGTCggaaaaaaagtcatttatGAAGGTGCCTGGAGATCTAAAATACAAGACAGTGAGAAAACAATCATAGACATATGTTGTCTTCTTGTGTAGTG contains these protein-coding regions:
- the cdca4 gene encoding cell division cycle-associated protein 4 yields the protein MFPKGTKRKFSDSGEEPVAGGDQVPAASSAVARTLSSSYSLQRQSLLDMSLIKLQLCHMLVEPNLCRSVLIANTVRQIQEEMTQDGTWQIMTQALAAAQCPADRLVATEVLCRQTDPAAQASQSPKPFSVVGLEEGYHTEEVVMDGEGETEVTMSTLSPVSPQLSSASYLAGPFGMGPCWEDEEDDGDCEEDEEEDSEECVSEGEEADRDHLSADSRTGEQVFGTFEIKHPAPPPDPALEELFSDVDPSYYDLDTVLTGMQTAPKMGPYDLLESLSSHGPTALSSSTSCRSDLNELDHIMEIIVGS